A window of the Lactobacillus amylovorus DSM 20531 genome harbors these coding sequences:
- a CDS encoding DNA polymerase III subunit alpha, with product MQIAALQNLSSFTLLDSPTKVADLIKTAKEKGYSAVGLADINVTYGLVNFYEIAKKEGIKPLLGIQIRLNGLIDSTQKYDLLVFAKTNAGYHNLLRLSSAINLLTENGQNDKILTLKELTKYLDDLLVIIPANTRSELVYLFETNQQLGSDYLRDLKKIVPDFYLGVYAAENAQDYLDYVRSLSKQFDLQLVAVEDSEYLRPRDQFLQKTLRAIRSGQKMQDMVPLAKQDGSHYMVDAEQMLERYHRFDLDDAVNNTAKIAEKCNAEVIFQKPVLPKYHQNKFPTSEEYLHYLAQTGLQARFGQEKIPAEYQKRLNYELRIINQMGFDDYFLIVWDVINYCHRVKITTGPGRGSACGSLVSYSLRITEVDPLKYHLLFERFLNPARHEMPDIDLDIPDIHRDTVIKYMYQKYGMDHAAQILTFGTLAAKQALRDVGRVFGLTMVEVNKWARAVPFSKGKMTLKQAYEESRELRLLVDATEENKLLFRTAMALEGLPRHYSIHAAGLVISDDSIAGISGLQAGPLGIPVTQQTKKYVESLGLLKIDFLGLRNLTVLGNILDLVRSQGVKIDPNKIPLNDAKTLELFQQGKTDAIFQFESEGIRRVLRQLHPDNFEDLVAVNALYRPGPMQNIDTFVARKNGKETVRYPDPSLKQILQPTYGILVYQEQVMQTAQILAGFSLGEADILRRAMSKKKQDVIEQEKSKFIAGVVKNGHAKEVGERVYHYIEQFANYGFNRSHAVAYTKIAFWLAYLKVHYPAAFYTAMLNSATSAKAQQYVMQAQEANIRVLTPDINHSQLEYTLQNNNILVGLKAIKGLRVDFAQEIAANTKPYKSLSDFLRRIDSKFLQIDAIEALIMAGAFDQIEDNRNELLANCKDIIANVQLTGQNISLSEILGDAPLKPAEKPTNGEKAEMEEKVLGFATTTTPLVAVQKYAQKFNALPLNQFQFNESGIGVGKLMSLKRIRTKNDKTMAFASFADSSSQQEVIIFPAAYEKFNDVLKIGDIYLLGLRTQGDRFDQNKMQYLLTNLRKVNFKD from the coding sequence ATGCAAATAGCTGCACTGCAAAATCTAAGCTCATTTACATTGCTAGATAGTCCAACCAAAGTGGCGGATTTGATTAAGACGGCCAAAGAAAAGGGCTATAGTGCTGTAGGTTTGGCGGATATCAATGTAACGTATGGTTTAGTTAACTTCTATGAAATTGCTAAAAAAGAGGGGATTAAGCCACTTTTAGGGATCCAAATTCGCTTAAATGGCTTGATTGATAGCACGCAAAAATATGATTTGCTGGTCTTTGCGAAAACTAATGCGGGCTATCATAATTTGTTGCGGCTTTCTAGTGCGATTAATTTGTTAACCGAAAATGGTCAAAACGATAAGATTTTAACCCTCAAAGAACTGACCAAATACTTAGATGATTTATTGGTAATTATTCCCGCTAATACTAGAAGTGAATTAGTCTATCTTTTTGAAACTAACCAGCAACTGGGCAGTGACTATTTGCGTGATTTAAAGAAAATTGTGCCTGACTTTTATCTTGGCGTTTATGCGGCCGAAAATGCTCAGGACTATCTCGATTATGTTCGCTCTTTAAGCAAGCAGTTCGATTTACAATTAGTTGCCGTTGAAGACAGCGAATATCTAAGACCGCGCGATCAATTTTTACAAAAGACTTTGCGGGCCATTCGCTCAGGTCAAAAGATGCAGGATATGGTGCCACTAGCTAAGCAAGACGGTTCGCATTATATGGTTGATGCAGAACAGATGCTTGAAAGATACCATCGCTTTGATTTGGATGATGCGGTTAATAACACTGCTAAAATTGCCGAAAAATGCAATGCAGAAGTAATTTTTCAAAAGCCAGTTTTACCAAAATATCATCAAAATAAGTTTCCAACTTCTGAGGAGTATCTGCATTACTTAGCTCAGACAGGCCTGCAAGCAAGATTTGGGCAAGAAAAAATTCCGGCAGAATATCAAAAACGCCTCAACTATGAATTGCGAATTATTAATCAGATGGGCTTTGATGATTATTTCTTAATTGTTTGGGATGTCATCAATTATTGCCACCGCGTCAAAATTACAACGGGCCCTGGAAGAGGTTCCGCTTGTGGTTCGCTTGTCTCTTATTCATTAAGAATCACAGAAGTAGACCCATTGAAATACCATTTATTGTTTGAACGTTTCTTAAACCCAGCTAGACATGAAATGCCTGATATCGACCTGGATATTCCTGATATTCATCGAGATACGGTTATTAAATACATGTATCAAAAATATGGCATGGATCATGCGGCACAGATTCTTACTTTTGGTACTTTAGCTGCTAAGCAAGCCTTGCGTGATGTAGGCCGCGTTTTTGGTCTAACAATGGTTGAAGTTAATAAATGGGCCCGTGCTGTTCCGTTTTCTAAGGGAAAAATGACGTTAAAACAAGCCTACGAAGAATCACGTGAATTACGACTGCTTGTTGATGCCACAGAAGAAAATAAGCTGCTTTTCAGAACGGCAATGGCATTAGAGGGGTTGCCGCGACACTATTCAATTCACGCGGCCGGATTAGTCATTAGTGATGATTCGATTGCCGGAATTTCAGGCTTGCAAGCAGGTCCACTTGGCATCCCTGTTACTCAACAAACTAAGAAATATGTTGAATCTTTGGGTCTATTGAAAATTGACTTCTTAGGCTTGCGTAACTTAACTGTTTTGGGCAATATCTTAGACTTAGTGCGTAGTCAAGGAGTTAAGATAGATCCTAATAAGATCCCTTTGAATGACGCTAAGACATTAGAATTATTCCAACAAGGGAAAACTGATGCGATTTTCCAATTCGAATCTGAAGGAATCAGACGCGTTTTGCGTCAGCTTCATCCAGATAATTTTGAAGATCTTGTAGCGGTAAATGCTTTGTATCGTCCAGGTCCAATGCAAAATATTGATACGTTCGTTGCCAGAAAGAATGGCAAAGAAACAGTACGCTATCCTGATCCAAGTTTGAAGCAGATCCTGCAGCCAACTTACGGAATTTTGGTTTACCAGGAACAAGTTATGCAAACGGCACAAATTCTGGCTGGATTTTCACTAGGAGAGGCCGACATTTTGCGCCGGGCTATGTCGAAGAAAAAGCAAGATGTCATTGAGCAGGAAAAGAGCAAATTTATTGCTGGTGTAGTTAAAAACGGGCACGCTAAAGAAGTAGGTGAGCGCGTTTACCATTACATTGAGCAGTTTGCCAATTATGGTTTTAACCGTTCTCACGCTGTGGCTTATACCAAGATCGCCTTTTGGCTAGCTTATCTTAAAGTACATTATCCAGCAGCTTTCTATACTGCAATGTTAAATTCTGCTACTTCGGCTAAGGCTCAGCAATATGTAATGCAGGCTCAAGAAGCAAATATTCGTGTTCTAACGCCTGATATCAACCACAGCCAATTGGAATACACGTTGCAAAATAACAATATTTTAGTTGGCTTAAAGGCAATTAAAGGCTTGCGTGTAGACTTTGCCCAAGAAATTGCGGCTAATACTAAGCCGTATAAGTCACTTAGTGATTTCTTGCGTAGAATAGATTCTAAATTTTTACAAATTGATGCCATTGAAGCCTTGATCATGGCAGGAGCATTCGATCAGATTGAGGATAACAGAAATGAATTGTTGGCTAACTGTAAGGATATTATTGCAAATGTGCAATTGACGGGGCAGAATATTTCATTATCTGAGATTTTGGGGGATGCACCACTGAAGCCAGCTGAAAAACCAACTAACGGTGAAAAAGCCGAAATGGAAGAAAAAGTTTTGGGCTTTGCTACGACAACAACGCCGCTGGTTGCCGTTCAAAAATATGCGCAAAAGTTTAACGCCCTGCCTTTGAATCAGTTCCAGTTCAATGAATCAGGAATCGGTGTAGGCAAGTTAATGAGTCTTAAAAGAATTAGAACTAAGAATGACAAGACGATGGCTTTTGCCAGTTTTGCCGATTCTTCAAGTCAGCAGGAGGTTATCATTTTTCCAGCTGCTTATGAAAAGTTTAACGATGTTCTGAAAATAGGCGATATTTATTTGCTTGGATTGCGGACGCAGGGCGATCGTTTTGATCAAAATAAAATGCAATATTTGTTAACTAATCTGCGAAAAGTAAACTTCAAAGACTAA
- the pfkA gene encoding 6-phosphofructokinase, with product MKRIGILTSGGDAPGMNAAIRAVTKTAIHHGLEVFGIRYGFAGLVAGDFVPLTTENVDHKINEGGTFLYSARFPEFAQEEVQQKGVEQLKKHGIDAVIVIGGDGSYHGALALTRHGVNSVGLPGTIDNDIPYTDYTIGFDSACRTAMDAIDKIRDTASSHHRVFIVNVMGRECGDIAMRVGVASGADAIVIPERPYDIKEIAETLKRGFADGKDHGIIVLAEGVMAADKFKDELLKYGDFDARANVLAHMQRGGSPTVTDRVNATKMGNYAVKLLLDGKGGLAVGIENSKLETHDILDLFDGKHQGDYALMDVNEEMTKY from the coding sequence ATGAAACGGATTGGTATTTTAACTAGTGGTGGAGACGCCCCTGGCATGAATGCAGCAATTAGAGCTGTGACAAAGACTGCCATTCATCATGGCCTTGAAGTCTTTGGAATTCGTTACGGTTTCGCTGGTTTGGTTGCAGGTGACTTTGTTCCGCTAACTACGGAAAATGTTGACCACAAGATTAATGAAGGCGGTACATTCTTGTACAGTGCTCGTTTCCCTGAATTTGCACAAGAAGAAGTGCAACAAAAGGGTGTAGAGCAATTGAAGAAGCACGGTATCGATGCAGTTATCGTTATTGGCGGTGACGGATCATACCACGGTGCTTTGGCCTTAACTCGCCACGGCGTAAACTCAGTTGGTTTGCCAGGAACTATCGACAACGATATTCCTTACACTGACTACACGATCGGCTTTGATTCTGCTTGTCGTACTGCTATGGACGCAATTGATAAGATTCGTGACACTGCAAGTAGTCACCACAGAGTATTCATTGTTAACGTAATGGGTCGTGAATGTGGTGATATCGCTATGCGTGTTGGTGTTGCAAGCGGCGCAGATGCTATTGTAATTCCTGAACGTCCTTATGACATTAAGGAAATTGCAGAAACTCTTAAACGCGGATTTGCAGATGGCAAAGATCATGGTATCATTGTCTTAGCAGAAGGTGTCATGGCTGCCGATAAATTTAAGGATGAATTACTTAAATATGGTGACTTTGATGCCCGTGCTAATGTCCTTGCACATATGCAACGTGGTGGCTCACCTACTGTCACAGATAGAGTAAATGCTACTAAGATGGGTAACTATGCTGTTAAGTTGCTTCTTGATGGGAAGGGCGGTTTAGCTGTCGGCATCGAGAATAGCAAACTTGAAACCCACGACATTCTTGATTTGTTTGATGGTAAACACCAAGGCGACTATGCGCTTATGGATGTAAATGAAGAAATGACTAAATATTAA